In Nymphaea colorata isolate Beijing-Zhang1983 chromosome 3, ASM883128v2, whole genome shotgun sequence, a genomic segment contains:
- the LOC116250037 gene encoding L-type lectin-domain containing receptor kinase S.1 has product MPLLVFYFLLNFAQFLQPSSSLDFRFNSFNTTDLFLVGDARVESNGVVRLTNATNQFSIGRAFFPSPLPMITATNSSGNNTMNGRARVTSFSTTFIFSILPIIPSSPGFGLAFVISASTAPPGALPGQYFGLFNNTAERMVGPLVAIEFDTGRNPEFGETDGNHVGVNLNNIVPVLSEPAGYWDANASVTRQIDMRSGKNIQAWVEFDGINSVINVTIAPAGQQKPQRPLLSYKNANLSAFFVEKMFVGFSASIVTWVEAQRILAWSFSSNGTARPLDTSNLPVFLPESVSRNSSTPLIAGVVCASLVVLLVSVSVGYWIWLKRRNKEEEIEDWELEYWPHRISYEDLDTATDGFANKNLLGSGGFGSVYRGTLPNNNIEVAVKCISNNSKQGLREFIAEISSMGRLQHRNLVQMRGWCRRGNELMLVYDYMPNGSLDKRIFDNPSQLLGWAGRRRVLNDVAEGLLYLHDGWEECVLHRDIKSSNILLDADMRGRLGDFGLARLYEHGQAPRTTRVVGTLGYLAPELARITAPTKSCDVFSFGIVMLEVACGRRPIEEEPILIDWVRELYTAGRVLEAADKRIAGEYDPDDVETVLKLGLACCHPEPDQRPSIKQVVSVLLGS; this is encoded by the coding sequence ATGCCTCTTctggttttctattttctgctCAACTTTGCACAGTTTCTCCAACCATCATCATCACTGGATTTCAGGTTCAATTCATTCAACACCACCGATCTTTTCCTTGTCGGAGACGCCCGGGTCGAATCTAATGGCGTTGTTCGGCTCACTAACGCCACCAACCAGTTCTCCATCGGCCGCGCCTTCTTCCCCTCCCCTCTCCCCATGATCACAGCCACCAACAGCAGTGGCAACAACACTATGAATGGTAGAGCGCGCGTTACTTCCTTCTCCACCACCTTCATCTTCTCCATTCTGCCGATCATTCCCAGCAGCCCCGGCTTCGGCCTGGCGTTTGTTATCTCTGCTTCAACCGCGCCGCCTGGGGCTCTCCCCGGCCAGTACTTTGGTCTCTTCAACAATACGGCCGAGAGGATGGTCGGGCCACTTGTGGCGATCGAATTCGACACCGGCCGCAATCCTGAATTCGGCGAAACGGACGGCAATCACGTCGGTGTGAATCTGAATAATATAGTTCCTGTTTTGTCCGAACCCGCCGGCTACTGGGACGCGAATGCATCTGTAACACGGCAAATTGATATGAGGAGCGGCAAGAATATTCAGGCATGGGTGGAATTCGACGGCATCAATAGTGTGATAAATGTCACCATAGCACCTGCCGGACAACAGAAGCCTCAAAGGCCATTGCTTTCTTACAAGAACGCAAATCTATCTGCTTTCTTTGTTGAGAAGATGTTTGTCGGGTTCTCGGCGTCGATCGTTACTTGGGTGGAGGCCCAAAGGATTTTGGCTTGGAGCTTCAGCAGCAATGGCACAGCACGGCCATTGGATACGTCAAACCTGCCTGTTTTCTTGCCGGAATCAGTATCCCGCAACTCATCAACACCGCTTATAGCAGGTGTCGTTTGTGCTTCTCTTGTTGTCTTGCTGGTCTCTGTATCAGTTGGGTACTGGATCTGGTTGAAGAGGAGAAACAAAGAGGAAGAGATTGAAGATTGGGAGCTGGAGTACTGGCCTCACAGGATCAGCTATGAGGATCTCGATACGGCCACCGACGGTTTTGCGAACAAAAACCTCCTTGGTTCTGGTGGGTTTGGGAGTGTATACAGGGGAACTCTTCCGAACAATAACATAGAGGTTGCTGTAAAGTGCATCTCAAACAACTCTAAGCAGGGACTTCGTGAATTCATCGCCGAGATATCGAGCATGGGCCGGCTGCAGCACAGGAATCTGGTTCAGATGCGCGGATGGTGCAGGAGAGGCAATGAGCTCATGTTGGTGTATGACTATATGCCGAATGGTAGCCTGGATAAACGGATATTCGACAATCCCAGCCAGTTGCTCGGCTGGGCAGGCCGGCGTAGAGTTCTGAATGATGTAGCAGAAGGATTGCTGTATCTGCATGATGGATGGGAGGAATGTGTTCTACACAGAGACATTAAGTCCAGCAACATATTGCTGGATGCGGACATGCGTGGAAGGTTGGGAGACTTCGGCCTGGCTCGTCTTTACGAGCATGGGCAGGCGCCAAGGACAACGCGCGTCGTTGGCACACTTGGGTATCTTGCGCCTGAGCTTGCGCGCATTACTGCACCAACTAAAAGCTGCGATGTTTTTAGCTTCGGCATTGTCATGCTGGAAGTGGCTTGTGGGCGTAGGCCCATCGAAGAGGAGCCCATACTCATCGATTGGGTGCGCGAGCTTTACACTGCTGGCCGGGTACTTGAGGCAGCGGACAAGCGCATCGCAGGAGAATACGATCCCGATGATGTGGAGACGGTGCTGAAACTTGGACTTGCTTGCTGCCATCCCGAGCCTGACCAAAGGCCATCCATTAAACAAGTCGTGAGTGTCCTCCTGGGTTCTTGA
- the LOC116250623 gene encoding uncharacterized protein LOC116250623, with product MEVHMDEFFVWYLSLEGIVDRIGEDGCQVGSHRYYNGGCTRKKKKASAQEQQPTARSNANEYVCQQTARSTPSPSKSPSVRRGGGAQRGGDKDDDDDDGDESSPLSLTCERATRQPSARASAPELWSCPPTSSASSHWIPPTTTPASTG from the exons ATGGAGGTTCATATGGACGAGTTCTTTGTTTGGTATTTGTCTTTAGAGGGCATAGTTGATCGGATTGGCGAAGATGGTTGTCAGGTTGGTTCTCATAGGTACTATAACGGCGGATgcacaaggaaaaagaagaaggctTCAG CACAGGAGCAACAGCCAACAGCAAGAAGCAATGCCAACGAATATGTATGCCAGCAGACCGCCCGAAGTACTCCTTCCCCTTCGAAATCCCCATCGGTGAGGAGAGGCGGGGGCGCTCAGAGAGGAGGTGACAAGGATGACGATGACGACGACGGCGATGAATCGTCACCACTCTCCCTTACGTGTGAGCGGGCAACTCGACAGCCCAGTGCCCGGGCATCTGCGCCTGAACTCTGGTCGTGCCCTCCTACATCCTCGGCCTCAAGTCATTGGATTCCCCCAACAACGACGCCGGCGTCGACCGGATGA